GTTCATCAGGTTGAAAGACTGTTCGATGCGCTCCGGCTTTTCCATGATCAGCAAAAGCAGTTCGCGCATGATCTGCTTTTCGAGGTCGTCCACCTCGTCGTCCATCGGGAATACCTTGAGCGCCGCCTCTCCGTCGTGGTTGTCTACCGCCGTCATCGAGAGCCGCAGCATCTCTTTAATGATCTCCACCATGCGCGGGATGTCGATGAGCGGCTTGAGCTGCGGCATTCTGGAGAGCGAGAGCGTCACCTTCGCGATGTTCTCGCCGTAGTCTCCGATGCGCTCAAGGTCTACCGCGATATGCATGATGCTGACGACGACGCGCAGATCCTCGCCGAGAGGCTGGTAGCGGGCCGCGAACTCCATACAGGCCGCGTCGAGTTTTTCTTCAAGCTCGTCAATGACGTCGCCGTCGGCGATGACCTTCTGCGCCAACTCCGCGTCCTGGTTCTTCAGCGCCCAGACCGCCTTTTCAAGCGATTCAGAGGCCAGTCCGCTCATGCGGTATATCATGTTCTTGAGGAGCGAAAGGTCCTCCTCTATTCTTTTTCTCGTATTTATCGTATTCATCGCTGCACTCCCCCTGTTTCTTTCTCTATTAGCCGAAACGGCCGGAAATATAGTCTTCCGTGCGCTTGTCGTGCGGTGAGGTGAACATTTTCGCCGTCCTGTCGTACTCTATCAGGTCCCCCAGAAGGAAGAAGGCCGTGTAATCCGAGATTCGCGCCGCCTGCTGCATGTTGTGCGTGACGATGACGACGGTGTAATCCTTCTTGAGTTCGCTGACGAGCTCTTCAACGCGCGCCGTCGACATCGGGTCCAACGCGCTCGTCGGCTCGTCCATCAACAGGATGTCGGGCTGCGTCGCAATGGCGCGCGCGATACAGAGGCGCTGCTGCTGGCCGCCCGAGAGTCCAGTTCCGGAACTTTTCAGCTTGTCCTTCACCTCATCCCAGAGGGCGGCCCCCTGGAGGCTCTTCTCAACGGTCTCGTCGAGGCGTCCCTTGTCCTTTATGCCGTTGAGGCGCGGCCCGTATGCGATATTGTCATATATGGACATCGGGAAGGGGTTAGGCTTCTGAAAGACCATCCCGACCTTACGCCGCAGCGCAATGACGTCCATTTCGTTTGATAAAATATTTTCCCCGTCGATCTCAATTATACCCTCTACGCGCGCCGACGGGATAAAATCATTCATGCGGTTGAGGCACCTGAGATAGCTGCTTTTACCGCAGCCGGAGGGGCCGATGAAGGCCGTAACTTTGTTTTCCCCCATGTCGAAGGTGATATTCTTCAGCACCTGCCTGTCGCCGTAATAGAGGTCGACGCCGCGCGTGCGTATCTTTACCGACATCTCGTCCGTGTTCTCCCCGCGCCCTTCCTTATTCGCCAATGTATACCCCATCTACCTTCCGTTCCTTTCCGAGAGACGCGCGCGCGCGACAACCCCGATCGCGCTCGTCCCCATTACAAGTCCGATGAGCACCAATATCGCTCCGTATTCTATCGGCGCGGCCGCCTCCGGGTCTGTCGCCGAGGTGGCGAGCACGTATATGTGATACGGCAGCGCCATCACTTGGCTGAAGAGGCTCTTCGCAATGTCAGGCGCGAAGTAGGCGGCGCCGGTGAACATTATCGGGGCCGTCTCCCCCGCGACGCGGCCCACCGCAAGAATGGCCCCCGTGATTATCGTCGAGGCCGCCGAGGGCAGCACGACCTTCATTATCGTCTGGTATTTCGTCGCTCCCAGCGCGTATGAGGCGTCCCTGTAATCCTGCGGCACCGCGAGGAAGGCCTGTTCGGCGACCGTGACCACGAGCGGCAGCGAGAGGCAGGCCAGCGTCAGCCCCGCTGAAAGCAGGCAGGAGCCAAATTGCATGAATACCACGAAGAGCGAGAGGCCGAAGAGGCCGAAGATGACCGAGGGCACTCCGGCCAGCGAGCGGATCGATATCCTCATAAGGCTGACGATCCAGGTATCTTTGGCGTATTCCGCAAAGTAAAGCCCCGTCATGATCCCCACCGGAAGCGCCACCCCCATCGATACCAGCACGAGCTGCATGGTGCCCACCAGCGGCGTCAGTATCCCTCCGGCGAGCATGCCGTCCTTCGGCGGCTCCGAAAGGAACTCCCAGGAAAGCGTCGCCGCGCCGTTCTTTATCAGGAAGGCGGCGACCGCGCCGATCACCGCTACGAGCAGCAGCGCGAAGAGGCAGAAGACGAGCGTCATCAGCCGGTCGTATATCTTGCGTATAAAAGTACGGTTCATCTCTTTGTACCTCTTTTTTCAATATAGAGAGAAGCCAGGTTTATCATCAAGGTCATCACAAGAAGGATGAGGCCCGCAAAAAAGAGCGCGTAGTAGTGTGTGCTGCCCACGGGGGTCTCTCCCATTTCGGCGGCGATCGTCGAGGTAAGCGGCCTCACCGGCTCTGTGAAGAGGGTGGGGATTATCGCCGCGCCGCCGGCGGCCATCAGCACGACCATCGTCTCGCCGAGCGCGCGCATCACCCCGAGCAGTACGGAGGCGGTTATGCCCGGCAGCGCGCCGGGAAAGACGACCTTTTGTATCGTCTCCATCCTCGTGGCTCCCAGAGCGTAGGAGGCGTCCCGCAGTTCAAGGGGGACGGCGGCGAGCGCCTCATCCGAGAGCGAGGCGACCACCGGTATTATCAAAAAACCCAGAAGTATCGAGGCGTTCAGCAGGTTAAGGCCGCTCGCGATGTTCAGCGAATCCTGCATCCAGGGCGCGATCAGCATCATGCCGATGAAGCCGAGGACTATAGAGGGGAGAAATCCGAGCATCTCAAGCAGGACCTTGAAGAAATTTCTCATCCTGCGCGGAGCGATCTCCGCGGTAAAAACCGCGAGCGCGAGCGCCGCGGGTATGGCAATCAAGCTTGATAGAAGGGTGGCGGCGAAGGTCCCTGCGACAAGCGCCGCCATTCCAAGTGCGGGAGGTTCCTCTGTCGGATACCAGTCTCTGGAAAAGAATAGCTCTTTAAGTGAAGCCGTCCGGAGGACCGGCAGCCCATTCGCCACCAGAAAGCCGAGGATGAAAACCAGGATTATGATTCCCGTCACCGCCACACAGAAGACCGTGCGTGACATTATCCTGTCTCCTCTGCCTCCGAAGGCCTGTTCCTTTGCCGGCCGTTCGGCCTTTGTAAGTGCGCTCATGGGCTGTATGTCCTCCTCCTGTTGGCGATAACGGTTATTTCTTAAGTTCGCGGAGCGATACGAAACCCGTGCTGTTTACGATCTTCTGTCCGGCGTCGCTCTGCATGTACATAATGAAGTCAAGAACTTCGCCCTTGGGCCAGCCGTTCGTGAACATGTAGAGGTAGCGCGAGAGGGGGTATTTGCCGCTGCGTGCCGTAGCTGCCGTCGCGGCGATCCCGTCGACATGGAGCCCCTTGACGGTCTTGTTGACGTAGCCCATTCCCTCATAGCCGATCGCGTTCTTGTTCTTGCTTACCGAAGAGAGCATCGCGCCGCTCGAAGAGGCGACCTGGGCCTTTGGCGTTACGCGGGTCTTCTCGCCCTTATCCATGATCATCTCCTGCCAGGTCCCGTAGGTGCCCGAGCTGGTATCGCGCCCGACGACGACGATGGGTGCGTCCGCGCCGCCGACCTCTTTCCAGTTGGCGACCTTGCCTGAATATATATCTTTAAGCTGGGCGCGGGTGAGCTCTTTGACAGGGTTGTCTTTGTGTACTATCGGGACGATGCAGTCGAGGGCGACCGCGAAGGGCACGGGATAGATGTTCTTATCCATGCAGGTCTTGATTTCGGAATCTTTGATAAAGCGAGAGGCGTTCGCGATCTGGGCGCTGCCGTCGGCGAGCGATTTGAAGCCGTTGCCGGTGCCGGTGCCGGAGACTGAGAACTTGACTCCCGCGTTTTCCTTCATGAACTGCTCCACCGCCGCCTGGCCGAAGGGAAGGACCGTCGTCGAACCGTCCATCACGATCGGGGCCGCCATCGCCATCGTCGCGGCGGAAAGAACCACAAGTGCAATCAACGCTGTTACTAATTTTCTCATCTTTATTCCTCCTAAGTTGTTGTAACCATGAGTATAGACTTAGGATGTTAACGATGTGTTCAGCAAATGTAACAGGAACGTAACGGGAGAGCCGGCGGCTTTTTCGGCGCCGTCAGAGGGACGAGCGGCTTATCGCCTCCATAACGCCGCCCGCGATCGAGAGGGATTTATCCGATATTGTAAAACAGTAATCTACCACGCCGCGGGGGTCTACGTCGCCGATCTTCATATCGTGATGGCATTCCACGGACGGATGTATGAGGCCACGGATAACTCCGGAGATGTTCGCCGCCACCGGATGTCCCGCGATCGCGCCGACAGCCTCCCCCGCTTCGACGAGGTCGCCGATGTTCTTATATGGGACCAGCCGTCCGGCCGCCGGCGCGCGAAGCAGGCGCTCGATGCCGTAGCCCATGATCACGCCTGGTTTTCTTGTGTCTGGAATAGCCAAGCCCTTCGTGATGACACGCCCGAGGCTGTGGCCGCGCATCGTTTCTATAACGTAAAGAGCGTCCTCGGGCGCGCTGAAACCAGGTCCGAGGGCTATCGTCACCGGGGCCATATCCCTCGTCGTTCCCGTGTTGCGCTTCGCCATGATCGCGTCGATCAATATGCGCGGGCGCACTTCAGCGAGCGACTTACAGTCCGGGTCTATCAGGACGCAGACCGCGCCGGGATCAAATTCCGCGGGAGAGGAGATCAGGCGGCACTCCATATCCTCAACGGTCCAGCGTCCCGCGTAGACGGCCTCGCACGCGGAGACGGCGCGGCGCACGGCGAGCGGGCGTCCAGTTTCGAGAACGAGCACGGGAAAGCCGGCCTGGCGGAGCCTGTATATCGTCCCGGTCGCGAGATCGCCGCCGCCTCTTATAATAATGGGTCTGTTTTTATCTGTTTTCATGAACGCTACCTTCTGAATTTTACGATCGTAACACCATAGCCGCCCTCGCCGGGGCCGCCGAGGTTATGTTCCGCGATATAGGGGACGCGCTTGCAAAGCTCCTGCACCTCGCGGCGCAGTATTCCCTCTCCGCGCCCGTGTATCACGGTGACTGTGTCGTAGCCGGCGCAATAGGCCTGGTCGAGATACTGCTCCACCATCGGCAACGCCTCGTCTATCGTCATGCCGCGCACCATTATCGACGAGGGCACGCCGACGGGGCGCGAGACCTTTATCTGCACCGGCGGCGTTTTGTCAGGAGCCTTTCTCGTGATCACCTTGAGCTTTGTGAGCGGGACTTCTATCTCCGCGATGCCGGCCTGTACACGGGCCTTCTTGCCCTTTACTTCGATCACCGTGGCGCTCTTGTTTGTGCCAAGCACCTGCACGGTATCCCCCGCCTTCAGTTCATGGCTCGTCGCCGCGACTGATTCGACGCTCTCCTTCTGCTCCTCGCGTTTTATCGCGGATTTTTCTATTTTCTGGAAGTGGCTGCGCTTCTTTTCAAGCTCGCGGCGCGCCTCCGACTCTGCCTGCGCATTCTCCATATTCTTTATCAGGGCGCGCGCGGAATCCTCCGCGTTGCGAACTATCGAAAGCGCCTTCTTGTCGGCGTTTGCGATCAGCGCGTCGCGCTTCTCCTCAATGGCCTTTATCTTTGCCTCATAATCTTTTTCGAGCGCGGCCAATTTTTTCCGCGAGGACTCGACGGCGGACGCCTCGCGTTCGAGAGCGGCGCGCTTTTCATGGAGTTCCCCTATGAGGTCCTCCATCGATATCTCACGCCCGTTGATCGCCCTTTCGGCCCGCTCGATGATCGAGCGGCGCATACCGAGCTTACCGGCGATGAGCAGCGCGTTGCTGCGTCCCGGTATGCCGATCAGTATCCTGTAGGTCGGAGAGAGCGTCGCGCCGTCAAACTCAACGCTCGCCGTCTCGATGTCCTGCGTCGTCAGGGCGAAACGTTTGATCGGATTATGATGCGTCGTCGCCAGCACAAGCGCCCCCTGCTCACGCAGCCAGTCGAGCAGCGCGATGCCCAGCGCCGCCCCCTCCTCGGGATCGGTGCCGGCGCCAAGTTCGTCGAGCATCACGAGGGAGCGCGGCGTGACCTTATTAAGGATCTCCGTCACATGAGTGATATGGGCGCTGAAGGTCGACAAGCTCTGCTCGATGCTCTGCTCGTCGCCGATATCGGTAAAAAGCTCGCCGATGTCGCCCAGTATCGAGCCCTCGCCGGCAGGTATCGGAAAGCCGAGCCAGCCCAGGTAGACGCAGACGCCGGCCGTCTTGAGCGCGACCGTCTTGCCTCCCGTATTGGGACCGGTTATGACGAGGATGCGGAAATCCCCGCCGCACTTTATCTCGATCGGCACCGACTTGTCGCCCAAGAGAGGGTGGCGGGCGCGAACAAAGGAAAACTGCGCGCGCGGCGAAAGGCCGGGCACGCGCCATTTGTATACGCGCGTCATCTCCGAGAGCGCGTAGAAGAGGTCTATCGTCCCGAGGACATTTTCCGTGTCGACGATCCCATTTTTGCGGTTTATCAGCTTCGCGGTAAACTCGCGGAAGATACGCGTCTCTTCCAGCATCTCCTCGCCGTAGAGCTTGCTGTATTCATTGTTGAGCGACATCAGCGACCTCGGCTCCATATAGACGCTGCTGCCGGAACCGGAGCGGTCGATCACCGAGCCGGGAAATTGCGACAGCGCGTCCTGGCGGACGAGGAAAGCATAGCGCCCGTTGCGCAGAGTGAGCACGCGTTCCTGAAGCATACCGGTGACCGACGGGTCGTTGAGCAGCGCGTGACCGCGCCTGCGCACCGTCTCTTTGAGGCCGCGCATCTGCTGGCGCAGCAGGGAAAGTTTCTCCGAGGCGTAATCATAGAGATGCCCGTCGTCGTCGATCACGGCGAGCATCCGCGCCTCCTCCGAAAAATCGCGCATGTCGCGCAGCAATATCCCAAAGTTCGGATATTCCTCGCGCGCGTCGGAGAGGGCCTCCTTCATCCGGCCGGAGAGGGTCAGCAGAAGCCGTATTTTGACCAGCTCCTCGCCGGAGAGCAGCCCGTTCTCCTCCGCCGCCTCAAGCATGAAGGCGACGGATACTATCTCGTTTATCCACGGCAGTTCGCCCTTATAACCGCGATATCTTTCGACATCCATATAGAGCGCCTGACGCCGCTTAAGCTCAGCCATATCAAAGGCCGGAGCGATATTCCGCGCGACGAGCGCCCCGATCTCGCTGCGGCAGCGCCGCGAGATCAATTCCGTTATCTTAGAAATTTCGAGACTGCCATAAGCAGCTTTTTCTATGTACATTTCGTTCCCGCTTTTTATTTTTCTAAATAAAATCTGTCAAATCAGCAGGCTGGACGTGCCAGTTGCTAAATAACCTGGCGTCAGCATACCGCAGACGCACTAAGGTGCGTCGAGGACAGGCTGGGGCCAGGTTATGACGCAAATGGCGCGTACAGCCTGCTGATTTAAGTGCGGCCGGGAGTGGGATCATACCCCTCCGGCGCTCCCCCTCCGGTCCGGTATGGGCGCAATATCTGTTCAAGCGTGCCATCCGGCAGCGTCGTCCCCTCCGGCAACAGGCTGAGGTCGATGAACATCGCGCGGAACTTGGGCCAGCTCCTCCCGGCGTAGCGCAGGATGTCGCTCTGCGACATCCACGTGGGACTGACGACCGGCGCGAGCAGCAGCCCGCCCGTTATCACCACGTAGACCACGATCACGCTCTTGATAACGCCGGAAACAAGCCCCAGCAGTTTGTCCACGCCTCCGAGACGCGCGGCCCCGATGAGGCTTTTCGTGATTATCCGCAGCGTCGCCGCGGCCAGCGTCACCGACAGCCAGATCAGCACCGCGGCCAAGACCTGAGCGATATACTCGTTGAGCCCCGTCGCCGCCGCGATGAGGCGGCCGATCCCTCCGGAGTAGTGAAAGGAG
The window above is part of the Cloacibacillus evryensis DSM 19522 genome. Proteins encoded here:
- the phoU gene encoding phosphate signaling complex protein PhoU — its product is MNTINTRKRIEEDLSLLKNMIYRMSGLASESLEKAVWALKNQDAELAQKVIADGDVIDELEEKLDAACMEFAARYQPLGEDLRVVVSIMHIAVDLERIGDYGENIAKVTLSLSRMPQLKPLIDIPRMVEIIKEMLRLSMTAVDNHDGEAALKVFPMDDEVDDLEKQIMRELLLLIMEKPERIEQSFNLMNVSKTLERAGDHATNVAERVAYMYTGRPVKASSYRRKKMA
- the pstB gene encoding phosphate ABC transporter ATP-binding protein PstB, which produces MGYTLANKEGRGENTDEMSVKIRTRGVDLYYGDRQVLKNITFDMGENKVTAFIGPSGCGKSSYLRCLNRMNDFIPSARVEGIIEIDGENILSNEMDVIALRRKVGMVFQKPNPFPMSIYDNIAYGPRLNGIKDKGRLDETVEKSLQGAALWDEVKDKLKSSGTGLSGGQQQRLCIARAIATQPDILLMDEPTSALDPMSTARVEELVSELKKDYTVVIVTHNMQQAARISDYTAFFLLGDLIEYDRTAKMFTSPHDKRTEDYISGRFG
- the pstA gene encoding phosphate ABC transporter permease PstA, with amino-acid sequence MNRTFIRKIYDRLMTLVFCLFALLLVAVIGAVAAFLIKNGAATLSWEFLSEPPKDGMLAGGILTPLVGTMQLVLVSMGVALPVGIMTGLYFAEYAKDTWIVSLMRISIRSLAGVPSVIFGLFGLSLFVVFMQFGSCLLSAGLTLACLSLPLVVTVAEQAFLAVPQDYRDASYALGATKYQTIMKVVLPSAASTIITGAILAVGRVAGETAPIMFTGAAYFAPDIAKSLFSQVMALPYHIYVLATSATDPEAAAPIEYGAILVLIGLVMGTSAIGVVARARLSERNGR
- the pstC gene encoding phosphate ABC transporter permease subunit PstC, with translation MSALTKAERPAKEQAFGGRGDRIMSRTVFCVAVTGIIILVFILGFLVANGLPVLRTASLKELFFSRDWYPTEEPPALGMAALVAGTFAATLLSSLIAIPAALALAVFTAEIAPRRMRNFFKVLLEMLGFLPSIVLGFIGMMLIAPWMQDSLNIASGLNLLNASILLGFLIIPVVASLSDEALAAVPLELRDASYALGATRMETIQKVVFPGALPGITASVLLGVMRALGETMVVLMAAGGAAIIPTLFTEPVRPLTSTIAAEMGETPVGSTHYYALFFAGLILLVMTLMINLASLYIEKRGTKR
- a CDS encoding PstS family phosphate ABC transporter substrate-binding protein, whose amino-acid sequence is MRKLVTALIALVVLSAATMAMAAPIVMDGSTTVLPFGQAAVEQFMKENAGVKFSVSGTGTGNGFKSLADGSAQIANASRFIKDSEIKTCMDKNIYPVPFAVALDCIVPIVHKDNPVKELTRAQLKDIYSGKVANWKEVGGADAPIVVVGRDTSSGTYGTWQEMIMDKGEKTRVTPKAQVASSSGAMLSSVSKNKNAIGYEGMGYVNKTVKGLHVDGIAATAATARSGKYPLSRYLYMFTNGWPKGEVLDFIMYMQSDAGQKIVNSTGFVSLRELKK
- the yqeB gene encoding selenium-dependent molybdenum cofactor biosynthesis protein YqeB, with protein sequence MKTDKNRPIIIRGGGDLATGTIYRLRQAGFPVLVLETGRPLAVRRAVSACEAVYAGRWTVEDMECRLISSPAEFDPGAVCVLIDPDCKSLAEVRPRILIDAIMAKRNTGTTRDMAPVTIALGPGFSAPEDALYVIETMRGHSLGRVITKGLAIPDTRKPGVIMGYGIERLLRAPAAGRLVPYKNIGDLVEAGEAVGAIAGHPVAANISGVIRGLIHPSVECHHDMKIGDVDPRGVVDYCFTISDKSLSIAGGVMEAISRSSL
- a CDS encoding endonuclease MutS2; translated protein: MYIEKAAYGSLEISKITELISRRCRSEIGALVARNIAPAFDMAELKRRQALYMDVERYRGYKGELPWINEIVSVAFMLEAAEENGLLSGEELVKIRLLLTLSGRMKEALSDAREEYPNFGILLRDMRDFSEEARMLAVIDDDGHLYDYASEKLSLLRQQMRGLKETVRRRGHALLNDPSVTGMLQERVLTLRNGRYAFLVRQDALSQFPGSVIDRSGSGSSVYMEPRSLMSLNNEYSKLYGEEMLEETRIFREFTAKLINRKNGIVDTENVLGTIDLFYALSEMTRVYKWRVPGLSPRAQFSFVRARHPLLGDKSVPIEIKCGGDFRILVITGPNTGGKTVALKTAGVCVYLGWLGFPIPAGEGSILGDIGELFTDIGDEQSIEQSLSTFSAHITHVTEILNKVTPRSLVMLDELGAGTDPEEGAALGIALLDWLREQGALVLATTHHNPIKRFALTTQDIETASVEFDGATLSPTYRILIGIPGRSNALLIAGKLGMRRSIIERAERAINGREISMEDLIGELHEKRAALEREASAVESSRKKLAALEKDYEAKIKAIEEKRDALIANADKKALSIVRNAEDSARALIKNMENAQAESEARRELEKKRSHFQKIEKSAIKREEQKESVESVAATSHELKAGDTVQVLGTNKSATVIEVKGKKARVQAGIAEIEVPLTKLKVITRKAPDKTPPVQIKVSRPVGVPSSIMVRGMTIDEALPMVEQYLDQAYCAGYDTVTVIHGRGEGILRREVQELCKRVPYIAEHNLGGPGEGGYGVTIVKFRR
- a CDS encoding CvpA family protein, whose protein sequence is MSLSGWNYWDIFFIILGCYFIIRGSFRGFVGEIITLAGFLASFYLSFHYSGGIGRLIAAATGLNEYIAQVLAAVLIWLSVTLAAATLRIITKSLIGAARLGGVDKLLGLVSGVIKSVIVVYVVITGGLLLAPVVSPTWMSQSDILRYAGRSWPKFRAMFIDLSLLPEGTTLPDGTLEQILRPYRTGGGAPEGYDPTPGRT